One Ranitomeya variabilis isolate aRanVar5 chromosome 5, aRanVar5.hap1, whole genome shotgun sequence DNA window includes the following coding sequences:
- the CWF19L1 gene encoding CWF19-like protein 1 codes for MSDKALRVLACGDVYGKFDLLFNRVRQIQKKSGEFELLLCVGSFFGTSPESEALWREYKSGAKQAPIQTYVLGANNQETVKYFEDVEGCELATNITYLGRKGVFTGASGLQIAYLSGIESSSEPAPAYCFTAKDVTSLKTSLTTNSKFRGVDILLTSPWPRDVWNYGNAPTDVNVKTCGSAAVAGLAVSLKPRYHFSALQGENYERLPYRNHVVLQENAQHVSRFIALASVGNPGKKKYVYAFSIVPLSLMDAAELVKQPLDVTENPYRKSGRDAKKSPGAKAAEEEEAAQQFFFDLNKQQGKKRHSDGKGGHQTKQPRKYPLPTGPCWFCLASPEVEKHLVVSIGEHCYVALAKGGLTSDHVLILPIGHYQAMVDLSSEVVEECEKYKASLKKFYKSKGKRFVMFERNYRSQHLQLQVVPLPLSCCTTDDIKESFIVQAQEQNMELLEIPEHTDIKQIVQPGTPYFYVELDNGDKLFHRIKKNFPLQFGREVLASEAILNIPTRADWKACKLEPDEEESQAKSFRRDFEPFDFSLQD; via the exons ATGTCGGACAAGGCTCTGCGGGT ATTGGCCTGCGGTGACGTCTACGGGAAGTTTGATCTTCTGTTCAACAGAGTTCGCCAAATTCAGAAAAAGAGCGGAGAGTTCGAG ttgcttttATGCGTTGGGAGTTTTTTTGGAACCAGTCCGGAAAGTGAAGCCCTTTGGCGGGAATATAAATCTGGAGCGAAGCAAG CTCCTATTCAGACCTACGTTCTCGGCGCAAATAATCAAGAGACGGTAAAATATTTTGAAGATGTCGAGGGCTGCGAGTTGGCTACAAATATAACCTACCTGG GTAGGAAAGGAGTATTTACTGGTGCGTCTGGTCTTCAGATTGCCTACCTGAGTGGCATCGAGTCCTCCAGCGAGCCGGCTCCAGCCTACTGCTTTACTGCAAAGGATGTCACATCTCTGAAAACGTCTCTAACCACAAACTCCAAGTTCAGAGGCGTGGACATATTACTAACATCGCCGTGGCCCAGGGATGTGTGGAACTACGGCAACGCTCCG ACTGATGTGAACGTGAAAACCTGTGGATCCGCGGCGGTCGCCGGTCTCGCTGTCAGTTTAAAGCCTCGATATCACTTTTCGGCGCTGCAAGGGGAAAACTACGAGCGCCTTCCTTACAG AAACCACGTGGTCTTACAAGAAAACGCCCAGCACGTCAGCCGCTTCATAGCATTGGCAAGTGTTGGCAATCCTGGTAAGAAGAAG TACGTCTATGCGTTCAGCATTGTGCCCCTCAGTCTGATGGACGCTGCGGAGCTGGTGAAGCAGCCGCTGGACGTCACTGAGAACCCATATAGGAAATCGGGGCGAGACGCCAAGAAATCTCCGGGGGCTAAAGCCGCAGAGGAG GAAGAGGCGGCGCAGCAGTTTTTCTTTGACTTGAATAAGCAGCAAGGAAAGAAACGTCATTCGGACGGGAAGGGCGGGCACCAAACCAAACAGCCAAGGAAATACC CTCTGCCAACGGGGCCGTGCTGGTTTTGTCTCGCCAGTCCTGAAGTGGAGAAGCACCTGGTGGTCAGTATCGGGGAACAT TGCTACGTTGCTCTTGCTAAGGGCGGCCTGACGTCGGACcacgtcctcatcctgcccatcgGCCACTACCAGGCCATGGTGGACCTTTCTTCTGAGGTGGTTGAAGAATGTGAGAAGTACAAAGCTTCCCTGAAGAAGTTTTACAAGTCTAAGGGGAAGAGATTTGTGATGTTTGAGAGGAACTACAGGAGTCAGCACCTTCAGCTGCAG GTGGTCCCTCTGCCGCTGAGCTGCTGCACTACAGACGACATTAAAGAGTCCTTTATTGTACAAGCTCAGGAGCAGAACATGGAGCTGCTGGAAATCCCAGAGCATACCGACATCAAGCAG atTGTCCAGCCTGGGACACCGTACTTTTACGTCGAGTTAGATAACGGAGATAAACTCTTTCACAGGATTAAGAAAAACTTCCCGTTGCAGTTCGGAAG ggaaGTTTTGGCCAGCGAAGCCATCTTGAATATACCAACCAGGGCCGACTGGAAGGCTTGTAAACTGGAACCAGACGAGGAGGAGAGCCAGGCCAAGTCCTTCAGAAGAGATTTTGAACCTTTTGACTTTTCGTTACAAGACTGA